In one Nicotiana sylvestris chromosome 8, ASM39365v2, whole genome shotgun sequence genomic region, the following are encoded:
- the LOC104217641 gene encoding uncharacterized protein isoform X1 yields MDEEINATKSMRSLQITLRDEEDEIDDSGEVNSYDDDDDDVEEEDEEKEPVGLGVLEKPENSWSLRRELFPSKAGGTPAWLDPVNLPTGRSCLCDFCAEPLQFMLQVYAPLTEKDSTFHRTLFLFMCTSMACLLKDQHEQWKRNQVKPSRSVKVFCCQLPRNNSFYSSEPPRNNGKDKPSRAGAVLCGWCGTWKGDKVCGGCRRAHYCSEKHQAVHWKSGHKRRCLPLEASESSNNWTVGEMQEVHGDFNPQSVASNSLWPEYEIAITDECEDKISDDNGELNSLISSSRVDESIESLIDSFEGEDDKKSWASFQERISRTPEQVLRYYRDAGAKPLWPMSSGQPSKAEIPKCSYCGGRRVFEFQVLPQVLYYFGVENDVNSLDWATIAVYTCEASCDGSMAYKEEFVWVQIASQSSTTHR; encoded by the exons ATGGATGAAGAAATTAATGCTACAAAAAGCATGAGGAGCTTGCAAATTACTCTTCGTGATGAGGAAGATGAAATTGATGATAGTGGAGAAGTTAATtcatatgatgatgatgatgatgatgttgaagaGGAGGATGAAGAGAAAGAACCTGTGGGATTAGGGGTTCTTGAAAAGCCCGAGAATTCATGGTCACTGCGACGTGAGCTATTTCCAAGCAAAGCTGGGGGTACTCCT GCTTGGTTGGATCCAGTTAACTTGCCAACAGGGAGATCATGTCTTTGCGATTTCTGTGCCGAGCCTTTGCAGTTCatgcttcag GTTTATGCACCACTCACTGAGAAGGATTCTACTTTTCATCGTACCTTATTTCTCTTCATGTGCACATCAATGGCCTGTCTCCTTAAAGACCAACACGAGCAGTGGAAAAGGAACCAAGTCAAGCCATCCAGGAG TGTCAAGGTCTTCTGTTGCCAATTGCCCCGTAATAACTCTTTTTACTCCAGTGAGCCCCCAAGAAACAATGGGAAAGATAAACCTTCTAGAGCTGGAG CTGTTCTTTGTGGTTGGTGTGGTACCTGGAAAGGAGATAAAGTTTGTGGTGGTTGCAGAAGAGCACATTACTGCTCTGAGAAACACCAG GCTGTTCATTGGAAATCAGGTCATAAAAGACGCTGTTTACCATTGGAAGCATCTGAATCTAGCAATAATTGGACTGTTGGGGAGATGCAAGAAG TTCATGGAGATTTTAATCCTCAATCAGTTGCAAGCAATAGTCTGTGGCCTGAGTATGAGATTGCAATTACTGATGAGTGTGAGGATAAGATCTCTGATGATAACGGAGAACTGAACTCATTGATTTCTTCAAGCCGAGTGGATGAATCGATTGAATCACTTATAGACAGCTTTGAG GGGGAAGATGACAAGAAGAGTTGGGCATCTTTCCAGGAGAGGATATCCCGTACCCCTGAGCAAGTATTAAG GTATTACAGAGATGCTGGAGCAAAACCATTATGGCCAATGTCAAGTGGCCAGCCATCAAAGGCTGAGATTCCTAAATGCAGCTATTGTGGTGGCCGTAGGGTATTTGAGTTTCAG GTTTTACCACAAGTACTCTATTATTTTGGTGTGGAAAATGATGTTAATTCTCTTGACTGGGCTACTATTGCTGTTTACACCTGTGAAGCCTCGTGTGATGGAAGTATGGCTTACAAAGAGGAGTTTGTTTGGGTTCAAATTGCATCTCAATCAAGTACAACGCACAGATAA
- the LOC104217642 gene encoding uncharacterized protein At1g32220, chloroplastic isoform X1 has protein sequence MASFSNMGVICRITSPPPRSSTSSSRALFPTFRSYSYSQISRSRSCRLGIRCSYAEAVREDPSSGAIDVVADVKSERIVVIGGSGFVGSAICKAAVSKGIEAISLSRSGRPSYSDPWVDQVTWMAGDVFYANWDEVLVGATAVISTLGGFGSDEQMQRINGEANIVAVNAAKDYGIPKFILISVHDYNLPSFLLQSGYFTGKRKAESEVLSKYPNSGVVLRPAFIYGKRKVDGFEIPLDLIGKPLEKILRAAESFTKPLSSLPASDLLLAPPVSVDDVAYAVINAVKDDDCFGIFTIDQIKEAAAGVKV, from the exons ATGGCGTCTTTCTCAAACATGGGCGTCATTTGCAGAATTACCTCTCCTCCTCCTCGTAGTAGCACTAGTAGTAGTAGAGCTCTCTTTCCTACTTTCCGCAGTTACAGTTATTCACAAATCTCTCGCTCTCG TTCTTGCAGACTTGGTATCAGATGCAGTTATGCTGAAGCTGTTAGAGAGGATCCTAGCTCGGGTGCAATTGATGTTGTCGCGGATGTGAAATCTGAACGA ATTGTAGTTATAGGAGGCAGCGGCTTTGTTGGCTCTGCGATATGCAAGGCTGCAGTATCTAAGGGTATAGAGGCCATAAGTCTGAGCAG ATCGGGACGTCCTTCCTACTCAGACCCATGGGTAGATCAAGTCACTTGGATGGCAG GAGATGTTTTCTATGCAAACTGGGATGAAGTACTTGTTGGTGCTACCGCAGTTATTTCAACTTTGGGAGGTTTTGGTTCCGATGAACAAATGCAGAGGATCAATGGTGAAGCTAACATTGTGGCTGTGAATGCTGCTAAAGATTATG GGATTCCTAAGTTCATATTGATTTCTGTACATGATTACAATCTACCATCATTCCTCCTTCAATCAGGCTACTTCACAGGGAAAAGGAAAGCAGAATCAGAAGTTCTTTCCAAATACCCAAACTCAG GTGTTGTTCTTAGACCTGCCTTTATATATGGGAAGAGGAAGGTTGATGGTTTCGAGATCCCTCTAGATTTGATTGGAAAACCTCTTGAGAAAATTTTACGTGCAGCAGAAAGCTTCACTAAACCATTGAGCTCGCTGCCAGCATCTGATTTACTTTTAGCCCCTCCTGTTAGCGTGGACGATGTTGCCTATGCAGTGATAAACGCTGTCAAGGATGATGACTGTTTTGGCATTTTTACGATTGACCAAATCAAAGAAGCAGCAGCAGGAGTTAAGGTGTAA
- the LOC104217641 gene encoding uncharacterized protein isoform X2, producing MDEEINATKSMRSLQITLRDEEDEIDDSGEVNSYDDDDDDVEEEDEEKEPVGLGVLEKPENSWSLRRELFPSKAGGTPAWLDPVNLPTGRSCLCDFCAEPLQFMLQVYAPLTEKDSTFHRTLFLFMCTSMACLLKDQHEQWKRNQVKPSRSVKVFCCQLPRNNSFYSSEPPRNNGKDKPSRAGAVLCGWCGTWKGDKVCGGCRRAHYCSEKHQAVHWKSGHKRRCLPLEASESSNNWTVGEMQEVASNSLWPEYEIAITDECEDKISDDNGELNSLISSSRVDESIESLIDSFEGEDDKKSWASFQERISRTPEQVLRYYRDAGAKPLWPMSSGQPSKAEIPKCSYCGGRRVFEFQVLPQVLYYFGVENDVNSLDWATIAVYTCEASCDGSMAYKEEFVWVQIASQSSTTHR from the exons ATGGATGAAGAAATTAATGCTACAAAAAGCATGAGGAGCTTGCAAATTACTCTTCGTGATGAGGAAGATGAAATTGATGATAGTGGAGAAGTTAATtcatatgatgatgatgatgatgatgttgaagaGGAGGATGAAGAGAAAGAACCTGTGGGATTAGGGGTTCTTGAAAAGCCCGAGAATTCATGGTCACTGCGACGTGAGCTATTTCCAAGCAAAGCTGGGGGTACTCCT GCTTGGTTGGATCCAGTTAACTTGCCAACAGGGAGATCATGTCTTTGCGATTTCTGTGCCGAGCCTTTGCAGTTCatgcttcag GTTTATGCACCACTCACTGAGAAGGATTCTACTTTTCATCGTACCTTATTTCTCTTCATGTGCACATCAATGGCCTGTCTCCTTAAAGACCAACACGAGCAGTGGAAAAGGAACCAAGTCAAGCCATCCAGGAG TGTCAAGGTCTTCTGTTGCCAATTGCCCCGTAATAACTCTTTTTACTCCAGTGAGCCCCCAAGAAACAATGGGAAAGATAAACCTTCTAGAGCTGGAG CTGTTCTTTGTGGTTGGTGTGGTACCTGGAAAGGAGATAAAGTTTGTGGTGGTTGCAGAAGAGCACATTACTGCTCTGAGAAACACCAG GCTGTTCATTGGAAATCAGGTCATAAAAGACGCTGTTTACCATTGGAAGCATCTGAATCTAGCAATAATTGGACTGTTGGGGAGATGCAAGAAG TTGCAAGCAATAGTCTGTGGCCTGAGTATGAGATTGCAATTACTGATGAGTGTGAGGATAAGATCTCTGATGATAACGGAGAACTGAACTCATTGATTTCTTCAAGCCGAGTGGATGAATCGATTGAATCACTTATAGACAGCTTTGAG GGGGAAGATGACAAGAAGAGTTGGGCATCTTTCCAGGAGAGGATATCCCGTACCCCTGAGCAAGTATTAAG GTATTACAGAGATGCTGGAGCAAAACCATTATGGCCAATGTCAAGTGGCCAGCCATCAAAGGCTGAGATTCCTAAATGCAGCTATTGTGGTGGCCGTAGGGTATTTGAGTTTCAG GTTTTACCACAAGTACTCTATTATTTTGGTGTGGAAAATGATGTTAATTCTCTTGACTGGGCTACTATTGCTGTTTACACCTGTGAAGCCTCGTGTGATGGAAGTATGGCTTACAAAGAGGAGTTTGTTTGGGTTCAAATTGCATCTCAATCAAGTACAACGCACAGATAA
- the LOC104217640 gene encoding uncharacterized protein isoform X2: MHSKGAKHSSNEENLAALDGGSNELKSNGEGDDNSKVAPDTTIEMGDASYLPSVKENSSSEAVPPESQVNAQNTQDKAIESICSQSVEDYNQLLNTYYKLEDQRQKILQQLNQFGMWSYRNSASTSQEHQAYAAQSSHPTESSFYCPHGCQSWVSPCTASPCCLGGNQDDKPCDASVQGVQQNNSSLQNSNLVNIAKEAAEKVLSSLKQASNTASLDSFANEGKQIEMNPVTAEKAAGLETDLTEVLNAWYSAGLYTGKYLSEQSYSKKSRG, from the exons atgcataGTAAAGGAGCTAAACATAGCAGCAACGAGGAGAATTTGGCAGCTCTTGATGGCGGAAGCAATGAGCTTAAAAG CAATGGGGAGGGAGATGATAACAGCAAAGTTGCACCAGATACCACTATAGAAATGGGAGATGCAAGCTACCTGCCATCCGTAAAAGAAAATTCCTCTTCTGAGGCAGTTCCCCCTGAAAGCCAAGTGAATGCGCAAAACACCCAGGATAAGGCTATAGAGAGCATCTGTTCACAGAGTGTAGAAGATTACAACCAGTTGCTCAATACATATTACAAACTTGAGGATCAAAGGCAAAAGATTTTGCAGCAGCTTAACCAGTTTGGCATGTGGAGTTATCGAAATTCTGCTTCTACTTCACAAGAACATCAAGCTTATGCAGCACAGAGTTCACATCCAACAGAATCTTCTTTCTACTGCCCACATGGTTGCCAAAGTTGGGTGTCTCCATGCACCGCATCACCTTGTTGTTTGGGTGGAAATCAGGATGACAAACCGTGTGATGCTTCCGTACAAGGTGTTCAACAAAATAACTCATCTCTTCAAAATTCTAACTTGGTTAATATAGCAAAGGAAGCTGCAGAAAAAGTACTATCCTCTTTAAAGCAAGCTTCTAACACGGCTTCACTGGATTCATTTGCAAATGAAG GAAAACAAATAGAGATGAACCCTGTTACTGCAGAGAAAGCTGCTGGCTTGGAGACGGATCTAACTGAAGTGCTGAATGCATGGTATTCTGCAGGTCTTTACACTGGAAA GTATCTTTCCGAGCAATCATATTCGAAGAAGAGCCGTGGTTAA
- the LOC104217640 gene encoding uncharacterized protein isoform X1 yields the protein MGKGEDLWDDSALINAFNDAVSKYKIMHSKGAKHSSNEENLAALDGGSNELKSNGEGDDNSKVAPDTTIEMGDASYLPSVKENSSSEAVPPESQVNAQNTQDKAIESICSQSVEDYNQLLNTYYKLEDQRQKILQQLNQFGMWSYRNSASTSQEHQAYAAQSSHPTESSFYCPHGCQSWVSPCTASPCCLGGNQDDKPCDASVQGVQQNNSSLQNSNLVNIAKEAAEKVLSSLKQASNTASLDSFANEGKQIEMNPVTAEKAAGLETDLTEVLNAWYSAGLYTGKYLSEQSYSKKSRG from the exons ATGGGGAAAGGAGAAGATCTATGGGATGATTCTGCCCTCATCAACGCCTTCAACGATGCCGTTTCCAAGTACAAG attatgcataGTAAAGGAGCTAAACATAGCAGCAACGAGGAGAATTTGGCAGCTCTTGATGGCGGAAGCAATGAGCTTAAAAG CAATGGGGAGGGAGATGATAACAGCAAAGTTGCACCAGATACCACTATAGAAATGGGAGATGCAAGCTACCTGCCATCCGTAAAAGAAAATTCCTCTTCTGAGGCAGTTCCCCCTGAAAGCCAAGTGAATGCGCAAAACACCCAGGATAAGGCTATAGAGAGCATCTGTTCACAGAGTGTAGAAGATTACAACCAGTTGCTCAATACATATTACAAACTTGAGGATCAAAGGCAAAAGATTTTGCAGCAGCTTAACCAGTTTGGCATGTGGAGTTATCGAAATTCTGCTTCTACTTCACAAGAACATCAAGCTTATGCAGCACAGAGTTCACATCCAACAGAATCTTCTTTCTACTGCCCACATGGTTGCCAAAGTTGGGTGTCTCCATGCACCGCATCACCTTGTTGTTTGGGTGGAAATCAGGATGACAAACCGTGTGATGCTTCCGTACAAGGTGTTCAACAAAATAACTCATCTCTTCAAAATTCTAACTTGGTTAATATAGCAAAGGAAGCTGCAGAAAAAGTACTATCCTCTTTAAAGCAAGCTTCTAACACGGCTTCACTGGATTCATTTGCAAATGAAG GAAAACAAATAGAGATGAACCCTGTTACTGCAGAGAAAGCTGCTGGCTTGGAGACGGATCTAACTGAAGTGCTGAATGCATGGTATTCTGCAGGTCTTTACACTGGAAA GTATCTTTCCGAGCAATCATATTCGAAGAAGAGCCGTGGTTAA
- the LOC104217642 gene encoding uncharacterized protein At1g32220, chloroplastic isoform X2: MASFSNMGVICRITSPPPRSSTSSSRALFPTFRSYSYSQISRSRLGIRCSYAEAVREDPSSGAIDVVADVKSERIVVIGGSGFVGSAICKAAVSKGIEAISLSRSGRPSYSDPWVDQVTWMAGDVFYANWDEVLVGATAVISTLGGFGSDEQMQRINGEANIVAVNAAKDYGIPKFILISVHDYNLPSFLLQSGYFTGKRKAESEVLSKYPNSGVVLRPAFIYGKRKVDGFEIPLDLIGKPLEKILRAAESFTKPLSSLPASDLLLAPPVSVDDVAYAVINAVKDDDCFGIFTIDQIKEAAAGVKV, from the exons ATGGCGTCTTTCTCAAACATGGGCGTCATTTGCAGAATTACCTCTCCTCCTCCTCGTAGTAGCACTAGTAGTAGTAGAGCTCTCTTTCCTACTTTCCGCAGTTACAGTTATTCACAAATCTCTCGCTCTCG ACTTGGTATCAGATGCAGTTATGCTGAAGCTGTTAGAGAGGATCCTAGCTCGGGTGCAATTGATGTTGTCGCGGATGTGAAATCTGAACGA ATTGTAGTTATAGGAGGCAGCGGCTTTGTTGGCTCTGCGATATGCAAGGCTGCAGTATCTAAGGGTATAGAGGCCATAAGTCTGAGCAG ATCGGGACGTCCTTCCTACTCAGACCCATGGGTAGATCAAGTCACTTGGATGGCAG GAGATGTTTTCTATGCAAACTGGGATGAAGTACTTGTTGGTGCTACCGCAGTTATTTCAACTTTGGGAGGTTTTGGTTCCGATGAACAAATGCAGAGGATCAATGGTGAAGCTAACATTGTGGCTGTGAATGCTGCTAAAGATTATG GGATTCCTAAGTTCATATTGATTTCTGTACATGATTACAATCTACCATCATTCCTCCTTCAATCAGGCTACTTCACAGGGAAAAGGAAAGCAGAATCAGAAGTTCTTTCCAAATACCCAAACTCAG GTGTTGTTCTTAGACCTGCCTTTATATATGGGAAGAGGAAGGTTGATGGTTTCGAGATCCCTCTAGATTTGATTGGAAAACCTCTTGAGAAAATTTTACGTGCAGCAGAAAGCTTCACTAAACCATTGAGCTCGCTGCCAGCATCTGATTTACTTTTAGCCCCTCCTGTTAGCGTGGACGATGTTGCCTATGCAGTGATAAACGCTGTCAAGGATGATGACTGTTTTGGCATTTTTACGATTGACCAAATCAAAGAAGCAGCAGCAGGAGTTAAGGTGTAA